The Nicotiana tomentosiformis chromosome 9, ASM39032v3, whole genome shotgun sequence genome contains the following window.
CCCAACTAGCTCGGCTGTCACAGGTGATTGACATGTTAGCCTACTTAGTTTCTGTTTCGCTGCTCATTAGATGAATTCCCATCAGACCTCTTTAAAGGTTCAAAGGCATCACCTTGAGATGCCCCAACTAGCTCATCTGTCACAGGTGATTGACAAGGCAACTTTATATCTCCATTTGAGCTCAAGCCATCACTTTTTGCAGGATCAGGCGTAGGACTCAGGTCCTCAAAGAGAGCTAGAATAAAGTTTTTGTAACCTGGTATCATCTGCTCACTAAACCTCATTGCTGACGTAGGCGAACCCATACCACTTTGAGTTTGAGATTCCATTGCATCAACTTCAGCCAATAGATCTGACACCGACTCTTCAGCCAAAGTGCTGAACTCAATAGGCTCATTAACAGCTGCCTGCCAATTGGATAAGTTTGACACCTGGAGAGATGGGGAGGTATAATTAAGTTGATCTGCGACAGGAGTGGGCGTGGCAACATGATCACTCACTGCTTCAGCTGGCTTCAGCGAAGAAACGGAAACAAGACCGGAATCCCATTCTTCAGCAGATGGTTCTGCAGTTGGAGTATTTCCATCGCGTTCATCAGCTAGACTAGAACCACTGCTCCAGCTAGGGCCTGAATCCTGCACAGAGAGCTTAGAAGGAGCAGATGCTTTGTTTTCAGCTACCCGTCCAGCTTTAGCTTCACCATAGGACTTCAGAGTAGAGGTGGACCAATCATGTATATCTGAAGCACGAAGAGGAACACCTGAACTCAAAGAAAGCAGCTTTTCAGCAGCCTGAGCTTCAATATCGTCATAGCTTGTATTTGAAGTAGGACTTGGTCGATCTGGAAGATTCACATTACCTTTCTGCTCAAATAAATTTTTTGAATTGGTACCTGAAACAAAACCAGTGTCCAAGTTATTTGAACTTCTACAACTGGTTGATGACCCCCAATTCTGTCCAGAAGACTGTCCTACATAACTCTGGTTGTTAGATTGGGTTTTACGGTTGTAACTATCAGTAATCTGGCACATTTTGCTTCCACAGGAATCCTGAATTACTTGACCTTTGGCAGAGTGAAGCTCCACATTTTCAAGACCTCTTTCCTTACTTGGAAGAGCTACATGTACCTCCCCGTGACGGGACGAAGGAACTGGGCTACACAGTTGGAGTTTGTCTGAATAAACATTACTTCCATTCATCAAGTCCAAAAATTTTGGAAATGGAACAGACAACCCATCTATCCTCGCATTCTCAGCATTGCCATTTGAGTCTTTACTTGCACGGTGGCAAGGTACCTCCATTTCTCTGCATTCTCTCCCTGTTCCAGTAGAACGTCCACACCGTTCAGCAACATTTCCGTCAGCAGAGGCAGCTCCAAGCTCCTGAGACCGGCTTGATGTCTTTCCATGAACCAGAGGGGCTTTGTGAAGCAGCCCATTTAGTGCATCAGTCAAAAGTACCGAGTCATCATACTCATCATTTGTCCATATCCTCATATCAAGTGGGAAAAGCCCCAATTTACTCCATTTCCTCAACTGTATCATTGAAAATGATCCTTGCATTTTACCAGTAGGGTCACGGTAATGCCACACTTCATCCGTTTCACTGATGTTAGTGGATGCCGAGTTTGCTGTTGAGAGACTTGCAATTGAAGTTTCAGATCCAGACCCATCCACAGCCTGATCAACAGTAGCTCGATCTCCTAGTTTCTCCAATATATTAGTCTCACGAGCGTCTGTTTTCTCACTCATTTCGCACTGAGCCATTATAGATCCCTGTTCTTTAACTGCCTGATCAACCGCAGCTCGATTTCCTAGCTTCTCAAATATATTAGTTCCATGAGCCTCTTGTTTCTCCCTAATTTGGCCCTGAGCAATGGTAGATCCCTGTTCTTTAACTGGATAAGCACAAAAGAATTTCTAATTAGGTCATGGTGAGTAAACATTTAATAAAGTTATTAGTACATTAATATCTTACCATTTGTAACATGATGACTATATTTCAGCTCCCCATGTATCCTATCTGATTCCTTCCAGGGATTTTTAGCTTGAGTAAGTTCACTTAGTGTTAGTGATAGCTTTTCTTTCAAGTATACCCAATACAACTTGAATAGATACTCCCAGCTTCCTTTGTCATCAAAATCTACTTGAACCTGGACAGGTTTTTGGTATTATAGAaatttaaatcacatcaaatgtCAAAACCAAGCCAACATTTTTTTTATTTGCTGAAATAAAGAAAATGAAACTAGATAGTAACAAAACATTACATAAAGAATCAAATTAAATGATTTCTTTCTTTATGCAAGACAtgacaagaaaaataaaagagagcAAAATTAGTAATTTAAACTGATAACCAGGTCCAGTTCCTAAAGACTACAACTGTTCTTTCCTTTTCATAAACCGACGGACTAAACATGCTTGGAAGTAACTTACTCAAAATATGCGGAATCTCAAAGAAATTATTACATTGAAAATTAAAAATCTGTCAATATCATGGGGCATATGATTTACCGTTCCGTTGTTTCCTTGGTCTTTATTCTCAATCAGCATGATAGTTCGCATGCACATTGAGCAAAATCCTTTGTTTCGTCGAACACAGAAGTAATCAGCATTTTTTATACATCCCTTGCACAATGAATATGTACAAGTATAGCACAAATAGTGTGAAGCCTTTTGACACACACTACAAATATGCCAACCTGAAAACAGAAATTTTCGCATGTTATAACATGCAAACCTTCTAGAACTGGTAATGTGATCAGTAAAAGAATAGAAGAAATGACATAGGTAAGTTGCAGCCAGCAACTACAAAATCTTGAAGACTTACAGCTCATAATCCTctctttttttaattaaaaagctTACAGTCCATGATTTTGGTAGGACAATGTTGAAATGGAACAAAGAGTTGATCCCATGCA
Protein-coding sequences here:
- the LOC104086089 gene encoding zinc finger CCCH domain-containing protein 44-like, yielding MAESQPIGAPVALPGDTVLVTVNDTPIPVTMEVSTSATIGSEKRKRGRPPRGQARKPPPLKIQRVEEEEEEDVCFICFDGGSLVLCDRKGCPKAYHPACIKRDEAFFSSNAKWFCGWHICSVCQKASHYLCYTCTYSLCKGCIKNADYFCVRRNKGFCSMCMRTIMLIENKDQGNNGTVQVDFDDKGSWEYLFKLYWVYLKEKLSLTLSELTQAKNPWKESDRIHGELKYSHHVTNVKEQGSTIAQGQIREKQEAHGTNIFEKLGNRAAVDQAVKEQGSIMAQCEMSEKTDARETNILEKLGDRATVDQAVDGSGSETSIASLSTANSASTNISETDEVWHYRDPTGKMQGSFSMIQLRKWSKLGLFPLDMRIWTNDEYDDSVLLTDALNGLLHKAPLVHGKTSSRSQELGAASADGNVAERCGRSTGTGRECREMEVPCHRASKDSNGNAENARIDGLSVPFPKFLDLMNGSNVYSDKLQLCSPVPSSRHGEVHVALPSKERGLENVELHSAKGQVIQDSCGSKMCQITDSYNRKTQSNNQSYVGQSSGQNWGSSTSCRSSNNLDTGFVSGTNSKNLFEQKGNVNLPDRPSPTSNTSYDDIEAQAAEKLLSLSSGVPLRASDIHDWSTSTLKSYGEAKAGRVAENKASAPSKLSVQDSGPSWSSGSSLADERDGNTPTAEPSAEEWDSGLVSVSSLKPAEAVSDHVATPTPVADQLNYTSPSLQVSNLSNWQAAVNEPIEFSTLAEESVSDLLAEVDAMESQTQSGMGSPTSAMRFSEQMIPGYKNFILALFEDLSPTPDPAKSDGLSSNGDIKLPCQSPVTDELVGASQGDAFEPLKRSDGNSSNEQRNRN